A genome region from Marasmius oreades isolate 03SP1 chromosome 5, whole genome shotgun sequence includes the following:
- the 26S gene encoding 26s proteasome regulatory subunit 6B, translating to MDEIGIEIQKQEPTFESVITEKTALFQGLQEEDLYTKYKKLSRHLELLEIQESYIKDEQANLKRELIRAQEEVKRIQSVPLVIGQFLEAIDQHTGIVGSTTGSNYVVRILSTLDRELLKPSSSVALHRHSNALVDILPPEADSSISMLGQEEKPDVSYQDVGGMDAQKQEIREAVELPLTHFDLYKKIGIDPPRGVLLYGPPGTGKTMLVKAVAHHTTASFIRVVGSEFVQKYLGEGPRMVRDVFRLARENSPAIIFIDEIDAIATKRFDAQTGADREVQRILLELLNQMDGFDQGSNVKVIMATNRADTLDPALLRPGRLDRKIEFPLPSRREKRLIFQTVTSKMNLGPDVDLEDYVSRPDRLSSADIASIVQAAGLQAVRKNRYVILPVDFEEAWKQTVKRSDETHEFYR from the exons ATGGATGAAATCGGCATAGAAATACAGAAACAG GAACCGACATTTGAATCCGTCATAACCGAGAAGACAGCTCTTTTCCAAGGATTGCAGGAAGAAGATCTGTACACTAAGTACAAGAAACTTTCGCGCCATTTAGAACTTTTGGAGATACAGGAGAGCTACATAAAGGATGAGCAGGCCAACCTGAAGCGCGAATTGATACGGGCACAAGAGGAAGTGAAACGCATTCAGTCTGTGCCGCTAGTAATTGGGCAATTCTTGGAAGCCATAGACCAACATACCGGAATTGTTGGGTCAACGACGGGATCGAATTATGTCGTCCGGATACTCTCCACACTTGATCGTGAATTGCTCAAACCATCTTCCTCTGTAGCCCTCCACCGTCACTCCAACGCCCTAGTCGACATCCTCCCCCCAGAGGCAGATTCCTCGATTTCGATGCTAGGACAAGAAGAAAAGCCCGACGTGTCGTACCAGGATGTTGGCGGAATGGATGCTCAGAAGCAGGAGATTAGGGAGGCCGTAGAATTACCTCTGACACATTTCGACCTGTACAAGAAAATCGGTATAGATCCACCCCGTGGTGTGCTGTTATATGGTCCTCCAG GGACTGGTAAAACAATGCTCGTTAAAGCTGTCGCACACCACACCACCGCTTCTTTCATCCGTGTCGTTGGGAGCGAATTCGTACAGAAGTATCTGGGAGAGGGACCTCGGATGGTTAGAGATGTGTTCCGTCTAGCTCGGGAGAATTCACCTGCCATCATCTTCATTGACGAAATTGACGCCATCGCCACGAAACGGTTCGATGCACAAACAGGTGCCGATCGCGAAGTTCAGCGTATCTTACTGGAACTGCTCAATCAAATGGATGGATTTGATCAAGGAAGTAATGTTAAG GTGATAATGGCCACTAATCGTGCAGATACCCTTGATCCTGCCTTGCTTCGTCCTGGAAGATTAGACCGAAAAATAGaatttcctcttccttctagACGAGAAAAACGACTCATTTTCCAGACTGTCACCAGTAAAATGAACCTCGGACCCGACGTCGACTTGGAAGATT ATGTTTCCAGACCTGATAGACTGTCCTCGGCCGACATAGCCTCTATAGTACAAGCTGCTGGCCTGCAAG CTGTACGTAAGAATCGGTACGTCATACTGCCTGTTGACTTTGAGGAAGCGTGGAAA CAAACGGTGAAGCGGTCAGACGAGACACACGAATTTT ACCGATAG
- a CDS encoding uncharacterized protein (CAZy:GH5), with amino-acid sequence MYITPPLLVLILRFSFGHTIDPAMHYSNAGPGGPPSQEASLHSQYTNQEDWHRPLKNQAHNDSARQLLEDTSVPCSPTSTDVSCHSFSLSDIYRYRHQRSVNLGSWFVSEEWMVPSLFNSASGPKTAEIDVASGFNAQSILENHWDTFITKTDFDYLASIGINTVRLPIGYWSLGPAFCLDTPFQGVSQVYGGSWARVMRAIEMAGKAGLGVLVDLHGAVGSQNGQAHSGISDGHISFFENTANMDKTINALVFLMEQLVHLPNVIGIQILNEPQDDPLLCDFYTEAISRMRAVSPEASNFPLYIHNAFNLPKFTSWVADRTDFVVQDHHSYFVFTPSDAAKPASQHTSDVNSRVSSELGSPVPRHNLVVDEWSCALTSQSLEPEEQKEQSIREFCQAQMDVYGKMTPGWAFWSLKTEDCEQDPAWCFYSAVKKGVLPPQFFSYNVSNPSFFLKSHGQRVLPSNSSFAPLFPYIPADLPQSILDYLTDVHDPISVPSSPEDKGFSEGFKTAKFFALHELSKLGFVGQYINDILKSGRAGIDTTNEGDCLRYQDAFLRGLKRGEEQIAQFIVTYNL; translated from the exons ATGTACATCACTCCGCCTTTACTCGTTCTAATCCTTCGTTTCTCCTTCGGGCACACTATCGATCCCGCAATGCATTACTCGAATGCTGGGCCAGGAGGCCCCCCTTCGCAAGAAGCAAGTTTACATTCTCAGTACACGAATCAAGAGGATTGGCACAGACCTCTCAAAAATCAAGCTCACAATGACTCTGCCAGGCAGCTGCTCGAAGATACCAGCGTACCTTGTTCTCCAACCAGCACCGATGTTTCGTGTCATTCTTTCTCGTTGTCAGACATCTATCGTTATCGGCATCAGCGATCCGTGAATCTTGGCTCATG GTTCGTCTCAGAAGAATGGATGGTACCCTCTCTCTTCAATTCTGCTAGTGGACCCAAGACAGCCGAGATCGACGTTGCTTCTGGTTTCAATGCTCAGTCTATCCTCGAAAATCACTGGGATACTTTTATCACTAAAACTGATTTTGACTACCTGGCAAGCATTGGGATCAACACTGTCCGTCTTCCAATAGGATATTGGTCCCTTGGACCTGCTTTTTGCCTAGATACGCCATTCCAAGGAGTATCTCAAGTTTATGGAGGTTCCTGGGCTCGAGTAATGCGCGCTATCGAAATGGCGGGGAAAGCTGGCCTAGGTGTTCTTGTGGATCTGCACGGGGCGGTGGGCAGTCAAAACGGCCAG GCTCATTCTGGCATCTCGGATGGACACATTAGCTTCTTTGAGAATACAGCCAATATGGACAAGACGATTAACGCTCTTGTTTTCTTGATGGAGCAACTCGTCCACCTACCTAATGTTATAGGTATTCAAATCCTCAACGAACCCCAGGATGACCCACTGCTGTGCGATTTTT ATACCGAAGCTATCTCTAGAATGAGAGCTGTTTCTCCTGAAGCGTCTAACTTTCCTCTCTATATCCATAACGCCTTCAATCTTCCGAAGTTTACAAGCTGGGTCGCCGATAGGACCGACTTCGTCGTTCAAGATCACCATTCTTACTTCGTGTTCACACCTTCCGACGCCGCTAAGCCTGCCTCGCAGCATACTTCCGATGTCAATTCTCGTGTTTCTAGTGAACTCGGCAGCCCTGTGCCACGGCACAATTTAGTGGTTGATGAGTGGTCGTGTGCTCTCACTTCTCAAAGCCTCGAGCCAGAAGAACAGAAAGAACAGTCCATCCGGGAGTTCTGTCAAGCACAGATGGACGTCTACGGTAAAATGACTCCTGGCTGGGCCTTCTGGT CATTGAAGACAGAAGATTGTGAACAAGATCCCGCTTGGTGTTTCTACTCCGCAGTGAAAAAAGGAGTGCTCCCTCCTCAATTCTTTTCGTATAACGTTTCCAACCCTTCGTTCTTCTTGAAAAGCCATGGGCAGCGGGTTCTCCCTTCAAACTCGAGTTTTGCTCCTTTATTTCCATACATTCCTGCTGACCTGCCTCAAAGTATCCTTGACTATCTTACCGATGTCCATGATCCAATCTCGGTCCCCAGTTcccctgaagacaagggattTTCGGAAGGATTCAAGACAGCGAAATTTTTCGCGCTGCATGAACTCTCAAAACTTGGTTTTGTCGGACAATATATCAATGACATCTTGAAGTCCGGTCGGGCTGGTATTGACACAACAAATGAGGGTGATTGTTTACGTTACCAGGACGCATTCCTTCGGGGTTTGAAACGGGGCGAGGAGCAGATAGCACAATTCATTGTAACCTATAATTTATGA
- a CDS encoding uncharacterized protein (CAZy:GT58), with protein sequence MPSLIRLCRSLLFDTQYFHVLSLLVVLGDAIMSLLILKLVPYTEIDWETYMIHVQLYDKGQRDYSRITGPTGPLVYPAGHLWIHLALERITSGGTLIPLAQKIYTALYLISLALSCAIYGKSTGVPNWALLFLPLSKRLHSIYILRLFNDCWSVVLMQCAILAFQNAWDDTGVLLYAATLSIKMSILLYLPGVIVILVKRKGLIYTIRKLVTIAGIQAAIALPFMQENWRAYLRSAFDLSRVFLYKWTVNWRMIPETVFLHPSWTKALLIGHVSVLICFGMFCWCSPDGGPKATVSRALRRPWTPARIAPVSADFVTVTLFTCNLIGLLFARSLHYQFYSWYAQQIPLLLFRTTYPFLVKIALLLAIEYSWNVFPSTIISSSALLGAHVILLVGIRYGYPCGILSPRQPHAARRSKNT encoded by the exons ATGCCCTCTCTAATTCGACTGTGTCGTTCGTTACTATTCGATACCCAATACTTTCATGTCTTGTCACTCTTGGTGGTACTTGGGGATGCTATTATGTCCTTACTCATCCTCAAGCTCGTTCCGT ACACGGAAATCGACTGGGAAACCTATATGATTCATGTACAGTTATATGATAAAGGGCAGCGCGACTATTCAAGAATAACGGGGCCCACAGGCCCATTAGT ATACCCAGCTGGTCACTTATGGATCCACCTCGCCCTAGAACGAATTACGAGTGGAGGCACCCTCATCCCGCTTGCACAGAAGATCTATACGGCACTCTATTTGATTTCTTTGGCATTATCCTGTGCAATTTATGGTAAATCCACAGGTGTTCCAAACTGGGCACTACTGTTTTTACCGCTTAGCAAACGTCTGCATTCAATTTATATCCTACGCCTGTTCAACGATTGTTGGTCCGTGGTTTTAATGCAATGCGCGATACTCGCGTTCCAGAACGCGTGGGACGATACTGGAGTTTTACTTTACGC TGCCACTTTGTCAATCAAGATGTCGATACTACTATATCTTCCCGGTGTTATAGTGATTCTGGTCAAACGCAAAGGTCTGATCTACACTATTCGAAAACTAGTCACCATTGCCGGAATCCAGGCCGCAATCGCCCTTCCTTTCATGCAAGAGAACTGGCGTGCATACCTGCGATCAGCCTTCGACCTTTCCCGTGTATTCTTGTACAAATGGACAGTCAACTGGAGAATGATTCCAGAGACGGTCTTCTTGCATCCAAGCTGGACGAAGGCATTGTTGATTGGCCATGTATCCGTACTAATATGTTTCGGAATGTTTTGCTGGTGTAGCCCTGATGGTGGGCCAAAGGCGACTGTGAGTCGAGCTCTTCGTCGCCCTTGGACACCTGCGAGGATTGCCCCAGTGTCAGCTGACT TTGTTACGGTGACATTGTTTACCTGCAACTTGATTGGCCTACTCTTTGCAAGGTCCCTACACTACCAGTTCTATAGCTGGTATGCACAGCAAATACCACTCCTCTTATTCAGGACTACTTATCCATTCCTTGTCAA AATTGCGCTGCTTCTTGCCATTGAATACTCATGGAATGTGTTCCCTTCGACGATTATATCCTCCTCTGCTTTGCTGGGGGCACATGTTATTCTTCTCGTTGGAATACGGTATGGTTATCCTTGCGGGATTTTGTCACCTCGACAACCTCATGCTGCACGTAGAAGTAAAAATACATAA
- the RRP3_1 gene encoding ribosomal RNA processing protein, translated as MPSPEEASTSSEPISFRSLCLIDPLLEALDQLKFTTPTQIQVDAIPHALQGRDIIGVAATGSGKTAAFALPILQRLWDEPKGLFACVLAPTRELAYQISNQFEALGSAMGVRCAVIVGGMEMTAQAVALAKRPHIVVATPGRLNDHLENTKGFNLRTLKFLVLDEADRLLDMDFGPVIDKILKGIPKERSTYLYSATMTMKVAKLQRASLSNPVRVEVSTKYQTVSTLLQYYLLMPLKDKDAYLAYLANSLAQNSIIIFTRTVHDAARLSIILRTLGFPAVPLHGQLSQSQRLGALSKFKSGGRKVLVATDLASRGLDIPSVDVVINFDIPTHSKDYIHRVGRTARAGRAGKSITLVTQYDVELIQRIEKVIGKKMELWPSDIEEVALLKERVAEAGRLATNELKERGGNERQKRKRGGGGRTNDNGDRDDDVVEAGIPVKQKRSRS; from the exons ATGCCATCACCTGAAGAAGCAAGCACCAGCTCTGAACCAATATCGTTCCGTTCGCTATGTCTGATTGATCCTCTTCTTGAAGCATTAGACCAGCTCAAATTCACTACTCCAACTCAAATCCAAGTGGACGCTATTCCTCATGCACTCCAAGGTCGAGATATAATCGGTGTCGCTGCGACAGGCTCCGGAAAAACAGCGGCATTTGCTTTGCCAATTCTTCAACGGCTGTGGGATGAGCCCAAAGGCTTATTTGCCTGTGTGCTTGCACCTACTCGTGAACTGGCATACCAAATATCCAACCAGTTCGAAGCTCTCGGTTCAGCCATGGGCGTTAGATGTGCGGTCATTGTGGGTGGAATGGAAATGACAGCTCAAGCTGTAGCTCTCGCTAAGCGTCCTCATATCGTTGTCGCTACGCCCGGGAGGCTGAACGATCATCTCGAGAACACGAAGGGCTTCAATCTGAGAACCTTGAAATTTTTG GTTTTGGATGAAGCGGATCGCCTTCTGGACATGGATTTTGGCCCAGTTATTGACAAAATCCTGAAAGGCATTCCCAAAGAACGATCGACTTATCTTTACTCAGCGACAATGACCATGAAGGTAGCCAAGTTACAACGTGCAAGTCTGTCGAATCCAGTCCGAGTAGAAGTCTCAACTAA ATATCAGACTGTTTCCACCCTCCTCCAGTATTATCTACTGATGCCCTTGAAGGATAAGGACGCGTACCTCGCGTATCTTGCAAATTCCTTGGCCCAAAACTCAATTATCATTTTCACTAGAACGGTACATGATGCTGCTCG GTTGTCGATTATTCTTCGTACACTGGGCTTTCCCGCAGTTCCTCTTCACGGTCAACTGAGTCAAAGTCAGCGGCTCGGTGCGCTTTCAAAATTCAAGAGTGGCGGAAGGAAAGTTCTTGTCGCTACAGACTTGGCTAGCAG AGGACTTGATATTCCGTCAGTGGACGTAGTGATAAACTTCGATATCCCGACACATTCCAAGGACTACATTCATAGAGTGGGTCGAACTGCTCGTGCTGGACGGGCCGGGAAGTCAATTACTCTTGTCACACAATACGACGTTGAACTTATACAAAGGATTGAAAAAGTGATCGGGAAAAAGATGGAACTTTGGCCTTCAGACATTGAAGAAGTAGCATTACTCAAGGAACGAGTAGCTGAAGCGGGTAGATTGGCTACTAACGAGTTGAAGGAACGTGGTGGAAATGAGAGACAGAAGAGAAAACGGGGCGGCGGAGGGAGAACTAACGACAACGGGGACAGAGACGATGATGTGGTGGAAGCTGGGATACCAGTGAAGCAGAAGCGGTCGAGATCATGA